One Catalinimonas alkaloidigena DNA window includes the following coding sequences:
- a CDS encoding head GIN domain-containing protein, whose product MKKFNYLAILLVSISLSSCYFDSPFPCVRGEGERVTEVFSIANFERVSNNIDANVYITQGAEYHIEVVAQANIIDELEFRISGGELRIKADRCLRSHDDIDIYITMPEVEALTVSGSGGIFTENVLNVSDVDLSISGSGAIRADVEGNSVGSHISGSGDIYLTGEVVDQEIRISGSGKVHAFDLFSERANVRISGSGDADVNVSEYLEVNISGSGNVRYRGTPQLDVKTSGSGKVTSD is encoded by the coding sequence ATGAAAAAGTTTAATTACCTCGCCATACTTCTTGTGAGCATCAGCCTGTCTTCGTGCTACTTCGACTCTCCATTCCCGTGCGTGCGGGGCGAAGGCGAGCGGGTGACAGAAGTCTTCAGCATTGCCAACTTCGAGCGTGTGAGCAACAACATCGACGCGAACGTGTACATCACGCAGGGCGCGGAGTACCACATCGAAGTGGTGGCGCAAGCCAACATCATCGACGAACTGGAGTTCCGGATCAGCGGCGGCGAATTGCGCATCAAGGCCGACCGTTGCCTGCGCAGCCACGATGACATCGACATCTACATCACCATGCCGGAAGTCGAGGCGCTAACGGTCAGTGGTTCGGGGGGGATTTTTACCGAAAATGTCCTCAACGTCTCTGACGTCGACCTGTCCATTTCGGGGTCAGGGGCCATTCGGGCCGATGTGGAGGGAAACTCAGTCGGCAGTCACATCTCAGGTTCGGGCGACATCTACCTGACGGGCGAAGTCGTCGACCAGGAGATCCGCATCTCAGGCTCGGGAAAGGTGCACGCCTTCGATCTGTTCAGTGAGCGCGCCAACGTGCGCATCAGCGGTAGCGGCGATGCCGACGTGAACGTAAGCGAGTACCTAGAAGTCAACATCAGCGGATCGGGCAATGTCCGTTACCGCGGAACGCCACAGCTCGACGTTAAGACCTCGGGTTCGGGCAAAGTAACAAGCGATTAA
- a CDS encoding FKBP-type peptidyl-prolyl cis-trans isomerase: protein MKNVTRGWWLLLWLVAIAACTPQQTPEEKEAQQIVKYLQDQGLFADAIRTESGVYYLITDSTQGAYPDEDEILKIEYKGYFLDEAKTVFDSTNADSTGNGTRPYLEFILGRNQVIDGLDIGIRYFREGERGTLIIPSRLGYGSSGRGSIPGNTPLRFDIYLREIN, encoded by the coding sequence ATGAAGAACGTGACCCGCGGTTGGTGGCTTTTGCTTTGGCTTGTTGCGATTGCCGCCTGCACACCGCAACAGACACCCGAAGAGAAGGAGGCGCAGCAAATTGTGAAGTACCTGCAGGATCAGGGACTGTTTGCAGATGCGATCCGGACCGAATCGGGCGTATATTACCTTATCACCGATTCGACGCAGGGCGCTTATCCCGACGAAGACGAGATTCTGAAGATAGAGTACAAGGGGTATTTTCTGGACGAGGCCAAAACGGTTTTTGACAGCACCAACGCTGACAGCACCGGCAACGGCACGCGTCCTTACCTGGAGTTTATTTTGGGACGGAATCAGGTGATTGATGGCCTCGACATCGGCATTCGCTATTTCCGTGAAGGCGAACGAGGAACGCTGATCATCCCTTCCCGCTTGGGCTATGGCTCGTCGGGGCGGGGGTCCATCCCCGGCAACACGCCCCTCCGTTTCGACATCTATCTCCGCGAAATCAACTAA
- the radA gene encoding DNA repair protein RadA translates to MAKAKTVYFCQNCGAQSPKWLGRCPACGEWNTYVEEVVQKEEKGNWRPAGKPDRTVAAKPRAIRDITYQQEHRTATYDQELNRVLGGGIVPGSLVLIGGEPGIGKSTLMLQIAVSLQGKKVLYVSGEESEQQIKMRAERIAPSGDECYILTETATQNIFQQADALKPDLMVIDSIQTLQSSLVESGAGSVSQVRECTAELMKFAKETGVPVFLIGHINKEGSLAGPKVLEHMVDTVLQFEGERHGSYRILRTTKNRFGSTSELGIYEMVSDGLRQVNNPSEILITQREEDLSGVTIGAMLEGNRPLLIEIQSLVSAATYGTPQRSSTGFDNKRLQMLLAVLEKRGGFRLGVQDVFLNIAGGLKVEDPAIDLAVCTSIISSYEDREVSGSTCFAGEVGLGGEVRAVSRVENRIREAAKLGFKEIFISRYSTKGLNLDQFPIRVHAVSKIDEVFDRVM, encoded by the coding sequence ATGGCCAAAGCCAAGACCGTCTATTTTTGTCAAAACTGTGGCGCACAGTCGCCCAAGTGGTTGGGCCGTTGTCCCGCCTGCGGAGAGTGGAATACCTACGTGGAAGAGGTAGTCCAGAAAGAAGAGAAAGGCAACTGGCGCCCCGCCGGTAAGCCTGACCGCACGGTAGCGGCCAAGCCCCGGGCCATCCGCGACATCACGTATCAGCAGGAGCACCGCACCGCCACGTACGACCAGGAATTGAACCGTGTGTTGGGCGGCGGCATCGTGCCCGGCTCGCTGGTGCTGATCGGCGGGGAGCCGGGCATCGGCAAATCGACGCTAATGCTGCAAATCGCCGTGAGTCTGCAAGGAAAAAAGGTTTTGTATGTCTCGGGCGAGGAAAGCGAGCAACAGATCAAGATGCGGGCGGAGCGCATTGCCCCGTCCGGCGACGAATGTTACATTCTGACCGAGACGGCTACGCAAAACATTTTCCAGCAGGCCGACGCCCTGAAGCCGGACCTGATGGTAATCGACTCGATCCAGACGTTGCAGTCCAGCCTGGTGGAATCGGGCGCGGGGAGCGTATCGCAGGTGCGCGAATGCACCGCCGAGCTGATGAAGTTCGCCAAGGAGACAGGAGTACCGGTATTTCTGATCGGCCACATCAACAAGGAAGGCAGTCTGGCTGGCCCGAAAGTGCTGGAACACATGGTCGACACCGTGTTGCAGTTCGAAGGTGAGCGGCACGGCAGCTACCGCATTTTACGCACCACCAAAAACCGATTTGGCTCTACGTCCGAACTGGGCATTTACGAGATGGTCAGCGACGGCCTGCGGCAGGTCAACAACCCCTCCGAGATTCTGATCACCCAACGTGAAGAAGACCTGAGCGGCGTCACCATCGGCGCTATGCTGGAAGGCAACCGCCCGCTGCTGATCGAAATCCAGTCGCTCGTCAGCGCCGCCACCTACGGAACGCCGCAGCGTTCTTCTACCGGCTTCGACAACAAACGACTGCAAATGCTGCTGGCCGTGCTGGAAAAGCGCGGCGGCTTCCGTCTGGGCGTTCAGGACGTATTTCTGAACATCGCAGGGGGACTGAAGGTAGAAGACCCAGCCATTGACCTGGCCGTCTGCACGTCCATCATCTCCTCGTACGAGGATCGTGAAGTCTCGGGAAGCACCTGCTTTGCCGGCGAGGTGGGTTTGGGGGGAGAAGTGCGGGCCGTCTCGCGCGTCGAAAACCGCATCCGCGAAGCGGCCAAGCTCGGTTTCAAGGAAATCTTCATATCGCGTTACAGCACCAAAGGTCTTAACCTGGACCAATTTCCGATTCGGGTGCACGCCGTCAGCAAAATCGACGAGGTATTCGACCGGGTCATGTAG
- a CDS encoding DHH family phosphoesterase: MRNFEAFRALISAPKRVVITTHHKPDADALGSSLALANFLKKKYHDVQVITSSDYPRFLHWMQGNEEVIVYDAATNHEQVEGLVNEADIIFCLDFSSLARTQDLEPLLRAAQATIVQIDHHLEPEEFADFVLWNNKASATCELVYDLFDMLDDSELIDKGIAECIYAGILTDTGSFRHPTTSARVHIIVAELIRAGVEPARIHKLIYDNYSENRLRFLGYALSEKLVVLPEYRTAYISITSEELQRFRYSTGDTEGFVNFALSIEGIVVGAVFIEREDAIKISFRSIGDFAVNVLAREHFEGGGHKNAAGGKSNLSIEDTVQKFINLLPAHQEELQNVVP, encoded by the coding sequence ATGCGAAACTTCGAAGCTTTCAGGGCGCTGATCAGCGCGCCGAAGCGGGTGGTCATTACGACCCACCACAAGCCGGACGCTGATGCTCTCGGATCGTCGCTGGCGCTGGCTAACTTCCTGAAGAAAAAATACCACGACGTACAGGTCATTACCTCTTCCGATTACCCGCGTTTCCTTCACTGGATGCAGGGCAACGAGGAGGTGATTGTGTACGACGCCGCGACCAACCACGAGCAAGTGGAAGGCCTCGTCAACGAAGCAGACATTATTTTCTGCCTTGACTTTTCCAGCTTAGCCCGCACCCAAGATCTCGAGCCCCTGCTCCGCGCGGCCCAGGCAACCATTGTGCAGATCGACCATCACCTGGAACCCGAAGAGTTTGCCGACTTTGTGTTGTGGAACAACAAAGCCTCGGCTACCTGCGAACTGGTGTACGATCTGTTCGACATGCTCGACGATAGCGAGTTGATCGACAAGGGCATTGCCGAATGCATCTACGCGGGTATTCTGACCGATACGGGCTCGTTCCGCCATCCGACTACGTCGGCCCGGGTGCACATCATTGTGGCCGAGCTGATTCGGGCGGGCGTGGAGCCGGCGCGCATTCACAAACTGATTTACGACAACTATTCCGAAAATCGTCTACGCTTTTTGGGCTATGCCCTTTCCGAGAAACTGGTGGTGCTGCCCGAGTACCGCACGGCATACATCTCGATCACGTCCGAAGAGTTGCAGCGCTTCCGCTACAGCACCGGCGATACCGAAGGCTTCGTTAACTTTGCCCTTTCGATTGAAGGAATTGTGGTAGGTGCCGTGTTCATCGAACGTGAAGACGCCATTAAAATTTCGTTCCGCTCCATCGGCGATTTCGCCGTAAACGTATTGGCGCGCGAACATTTTGAAGGAGGTGGCCATAAGAACGCAGCCGGCGGCAAATCGAATCTTTCGATCGAAGACACCGTGCAGAAGTTCATCAACCTCCTGCCTGCCCATCAGGAAGAACTACAAAACGTAGTTCCTTAA
- a CDS encoding FKBP-type peptidyl-prolyl cis-trans isomerase, translating into MALSLLASCKGERKGTTTSGLEYTFHKDEEGEPADTGDILTLHFRLANSRDSVLRDTHNDPAPLQIPLQPPSFPGSLEEGLFMMSPGDSATFYVQADSLFAFQGMPRPDFIDSNSRLAYTVSLIKVQTAEEAQAEMQAEQEEQMAEMNRQREEHIPIDDSLVSDYIAKNNLNAQMTESGLAYVIEKAGSGAQPQAGDTVQVNYELKTLNGDKIDSSYDRGRPFSFTLGQGQVIPGWDEGIGLLKEGSKAKLIVPSRLAYNERPLGNLAPPFSVLVFDVELLKVNP; encoded by the coding sequence GTGGCACTTTCTCTGCTGGCGTCCTGCAAGGGCGAGCGCAAAGGCACGACCACGTCGGGTCTGGAATATACGTTTCACAAAGATGAAGAAGGGGAACCCGCCGATACCGGCGACATCCTGACGCTTCATTTCCGTCTGGCCAACAGCCGCGATTCCGTGCTGCGCGATACGCACAACGACCCCGCTCCTTTGCAAATTCCGCTGCAGCCGCCGAGCTTCCCTGGTTCGCTCGAAGAAGGGTTGTTCATGATGAGCCCCGGCGATAGCGCAACATTTTACGTACAGGCCGATTCGCTGTTCGCGTTTCAGGGCATGCCCCGGCCTGATTTTATCGATTCCAATAGCCGCCTGGCCTATACCGTTTCCCTGATCAAGGTTCAAACGGCCGAAGAGGCACAGGCAGAAATGCAAGCTGAACAAGAAGAACAAATGGCAGAAATGAACCGTCAGCGCGAAGAGCACATTCCGATCGACGACAGTCTGGTAAGTGATTACATCGCGAAAAATAACCTGAACGCCCAGATGACCGAATCGGGGCTGGCCTACGTCATCGAAAAAGCCGGAAGCGGCGCCCAGCCGCAAGCGGGCGATACCGTACAGGTGAATTACGAGCTGAAAACCCTGAACGGCGATAAGATCGACAGTTCGTACGACCGGGGCCGCCCGTTCTCCTTCACATTGGGGCAAGGTCAGGTCATTCCGGGTTGGGATGAAGGCATCGGACTGCTGAAAGAAGGCAGCAAAGCCAAACTCATTGTTCCGTCACGACTGGCCTACAACGAGCGTCCGCTGGGCAACCTGGCGCCTCCGTTCTCGGTGCTGGTCTTCGATGTAGAATTGTTGAAAGTCAATCCTTAA
- a CDS encoding DUF4834 family protein, which yields MLKTVILFLFFLYMFYVLSGYVVRMVARLTGQRPVDRSQAHTYQRTYTRRGQTPPPPQSRPEGDIRIDYIPDEARQRQKPDSFQGGDYVDYEEVK from the coding sequence GTGCTAAAGACCGTCATTCTCTTTCTTTTCTTCTTATACATGTTTTACGTGCTGAGCGGCTACGTTGTCCGGATGGTAGCCCGGCTGACGGGCCAGCGCCCGGTCGACCGCTCGCAGGCTCATACCTATCAGCGCACGTATACACGCCGGGGCCAGACGCCCCCCCCGCCCCAAAGCCGTCCGGAAGGCGACATCCGCATTGATTACATTCCGGACGAAGCGCGGCAGCGACAAAAACCCGACTCTTTCCAGGGAGGCGATTACGTCGATTACGAAGAAGTAAAATAA
- a CDS encoding DUF5686 and carboxypeptidase regulatory-like domain-containing protein: MPLRYALLGLGWLISLASWAGGIRGTLYDQSGQPLPFATVYVAGTSQGATSNAQGDYELSLPPGTYPIVFQYVGYVAKTQEVTIEGDEWVELNLRLAAEVLTLPEVVVNARDEDPAYPIMRQAIAWRKYFRQEVASYSGKTYVKGKGELIDYPKLPIVTKKLRENGIDTGVVFLTESVAEVTFRQPDQYQENVIALKVTGSDELTPINRTTRINFYEPLVARAVSPLADNAFAHYTFALQGSFQDGDHTIHKIQVTPKRRKARAFRGTLYIVEGRWNLHSLDLTLPAPTMTHHLRQVFAPVQEGVWMPLNHQLTTQGYALVMDLFRVDFKFQYASVQSEYRLTLNPDRFRYQPSEAVVVSIPDDSTAVADTVADAPTTRKASAKELMAKARALQRLKEEAERETREERARPPQDLTIQLDSVATKRDSTFWETYRPVPLTLPEQKGYRVQDSIQAVREDPFFRDSVEAQRNRWRWASPLTGYQYRKHGSPWTVSFSGLASGLQFNTVEGWVLEPSLTLRRELSRQRQLTFSPQARYGFAAQRGYGQADLSYAFRPQRPASLALAGGRYVAQLNPAGAIAPWLNTLTTLLQERNWMRLYAHTFAEARYATEWVNGVYMEATARWEARETLMNQAAFRLIDSPRRAYTSNAPTNLEIGEATFTDHRALVGHLSVRYVPNQKYMIRNGRKRVLDTDQPTFQVEYRRGMSGWLGSAVDYDFLSASVAQTFPFRRAGLTRYLVRGGAFLSHEAVYFPDFYHFQGNQTLLRLRERIDNFHLLPYYAYSTRDRFVEAHVEHRFSRLLLARVPLIGLLDWREVALVNYLYTPTAGHYTEIGLGIDDLFQLLRIDFVAGFRGTAYQQFGVRLGLAFRISTGN, translated from the coding sequence ATGCCGTTACGCTACGCGCTCCTGGGATTGGGATGGTTGATTAGCCTGGCATCGTGGGCCGGGGGAATTCGGGGGACGCTCTACGATCAGTCCGGTCAGCCCTTGCCCTTCGCCACCGTGTACGTGGCCGGTACTTCGCAGGGCGCTACCAGCAACGCCCAGGGCGACTACGAGCTGAGCCTGCCTCCCGGTACGTATCCGATCGTGTTCCAGTACGTCGGGTATGTAGCGAAAACCCAGGAGGTGACGATTGAGGGGGACGAGTGGGTGGAGCTGAACCTCCGCCTGGCTGCCGAAGTGCTGACCCTGCCGGAAGTGGTTGTCAACGCACGCGATGAAGATCCGGCCTACCCCATCATGCGGCAAGCCATTGCGTGGCGAAAGTACTTTCGTCAGGAGGTTGCTTCGTATAGCGGGAAGACGTATGTAAAGGGCAAAGGCGAGCTAATCGATTATCCCAAACTGCCGATCGTTACGAAAAAACTGCGTGAAAACGGCATTGACACCGGTGTGGTGTTTCTCACGGAATCGGTGGCAGAGGTGACGTTTCGTCAGCCCGATCAGTACCAGGAAAACGTAATCGCGCTGAAAGTGACGGGTAGCGACGAACTGACACCGATCAACCGCACCACCCGCATCAACTTCTACGAACCGCTGGTGGCACGTGCCGTTTCGCCGCTGGCCGACAACGCCTTTGCACACTACACGTTTGCGTTGCAAGGGTCGTTTCAGGACGGAGACCACACGATTCATAAAATTCAGGTGACGCCCAAACGCCGGAAGGCCCGTGCGTTTCGCGGAACGCTTTACATCGTCGAGGGCCGCTGGAATCTCCACAGCCTCGACCTGACCTTGCCCGCCCCGACGATGACGCATCATTTGCGGCAGGTGTTTGCCCCGGTGCAAGAGGGCGTCTGGATGCCGCTGAACCATCAGCTCACGACCCAAGGCTACGCGCTGGTGATGGATCTGTTCCGGGTCGATTTTAAGTTTCAGTACGCTTCCGTGCAGTCCGAATACCGGTTGACGCTCAACCCTGATCGCTTCCGCTACCAACCGAGCGAAGCCGTTGTGGTTTCAATCCCGGACGATAGCACCGCAGTGGCCGATACCGTCGCCGACGCCCCCACCACCCGAAAAGCCTCTGCCAAAGAACTGATGGCCAAAGCGCGGGCGTTGCAGCGACTAAAGGAAGAAGCTGAGCGCGAAACCCGCGAGGAGCGCGCGCGTCCCCCGCAGGATCTGACCATTCAACTCGACTCCGTCGCTACAAAACGGGATTCGACGTTTTGGGAGACCTACCGGCCGGTACCGCTCACGTTGCCCGAACAGAAGGGCTACCGGGTACAGGATAGCATTCAGGCCGTACGTGAGGACCCTTTCTTTCGCGATTCGGTAGAAGCCCAGCGGAACCGCTGGCGGTGGGCCAGCCCCCTGACCGGGTATCAGTACCGTAAACACGGCAGCCCGTGGACGGTCTCCTTCTCGGGCCTGGCGAGTGGTCTACAGTTCAATACGGTGGAAGGTTGGGTCCTGGAACCCTCGCTGACGCTTCGGCGCGAACTCTCACGGCAACGCCAGTTGACCTTCAGCCCGCAGGCGCGGTACGGGTTTGCTGCGCAACGCGGGTATGGACAGGCTGACCTCTCTTACGCGTTTCGTCCGCAGCGGCCCGCCTCGCTGGCCCTGGCCGGAGGGCGCTATGTTGCGCAGCTGAACCCCGCGGGAGCCATTGCGCCCTGGCTGAATACGCTGACAACGTTGCTACAAGAGCGGAACTGGATGCGGCTCTACGCGCACACTTTTGCAGAAGCTCGTTACGCCACCGAATGGGTGAACGGTGTGTACATGGAGGCGACGGCCCGGTGGGAGGCACGAGAAACCCTGATGAATCAGGCCGCATTTCGACTGATCGATTCGCCGCGGCGGGCTTACACCAGCAATGCCCCCACGAACCTGGAGATCGGGGAAGCTACCTTTACGGACCATCGGGCGCTGGTTGGCCACCTGAGCGTGCGTTACGTTCCTAACCAGAAATACATGATCCGCAACGGACGGAAACGCGTGCTGGACACGGACCAGCCGACGTTTCAGGTAGAGTATCGACGGGGTATGTCCGGTTGGCTGGGTAGTGCGGTCGATTACGATTTTCTGTCGGCCAGTGTCGCTCAGACCTTTCCGTTTCGGCGGGCCGGCCTCACGCGCTACTTGGTGCGGGGTGGGGCATTTCTGTCGCACGAGGCCGTCTACTTCCCGGACTTTTACCATTTTCAGGGAAACCAGACGCTTCTCCGGCTGCGCGAGCGTATCGACAACTTCCACCTGTTGCCCTATTATGCTTACAGCACGCGTGACCGGTTCGTAGAGGCGCATGTGGAGCATCGTTTTTCGCGCCTGCTGCTGGCGCGCGTGCCGCTGATCGGTTTGCTCGACTGGCGGGAAGTAGCGCTGGTCAATTACCTGTATACGCCCACCGCGGGACATTACACCGAAATCGGTTTGGGAATCGACGACCTGTTTCAGCTGCTTCGAATCGACTTCGTGGCCGGGTTTCGAGGGACTGCGTATCAGCAGTTTGGCGTACGGCTGGGGCTGGCCTTCCGCATCAGCACCGGCAACTAG
- a CDS encoding DUF2179 domain-containing protein encodes MQSSIAETLGIDPDLFHWVLVPMFIFLARIGDVSVSTIRIMFMMAGRKGLAPVLGFCEALIWLIAISQILQNVSSIASYVAYAGGFATGILVGMSIEERLALGNVIVRVITQRDADALIKQMQESGYRLTTVAAEGSRGAVSLIFAVVNRKQLGELTEIIRRFNPNAFYTVENIRYVSEPLPPPLAERPAFYFWEKAWRK; translated from the coding sequence ATGCAAAGTTCAATTGCCGAAACGCTCGGCATCGATCCGGATCTGTTTCACTGGGTGCTTGTCCCGATGTTCATCTTTCTGGCGCGCATCGGCGATGTTTCCGTCTCTACCATCCGCATCATGTTCATGATGGCGGGCCGCAAAGGACTAGCCCCGGTGCTGGGGTTTTGCGAAGCGCTGATCTGGCTCATCGCCATCAGCCAGATCTTGCAGAACGTCAGCAGCATTGCGTCTTACGTGGCGTATGCGGGCGGATTTGCCACCGGCATTCTGGTGGGCATGTCCATCGAAGAACGCCTTGCCCTGGGCAACGTCATTGTCCGGGTCATTACCCAGCGCGACGCCGATGCCCTGATTAAACAGATGCAGGAGTCGGGATACCGCCTGACGACCGTAGCGGCCGAGGGCAGTCGCGGGGCAGTCAGCCTGATTTTTGCGGTCGTCAACCGCAAGCAACTGGGCGAGCTGACGGAAATCATCCGTCGTTTCAATCCCAACGCATTTTACACCGTCGAGAACATCCGCTACGTATCCGAACCCCTGCCACCACCGCTGGCCGAACGGCCCGCTTTTTACTTCTGGGAAAAGGCCTGGCGGAAATAA
- the accD gene encoding acetyl-CoA carboxylase, carboxyltransferase subunit beta translates to MSWFVRKEKGIVTPTEHKKEAPDGLWYKCPSCKTVMLAQAHKENAWTCHNCSYHTQIGSAEYFELLFDQNQFEELSAELSSADPLHFVDSKPYPERIATAQQKKGLKDAVRTGYGKMSGIDIVIGCMDFQFIGGSMGSVVGEKIARAIDCALERKVPFLMISKSGGARMMEAGYSLMQMAKTSAKLALLHEAKLPYVSLLTDPTTGGVTASFAMLGDFNIAEPNALIGFAGPRVIRETIGKDLPAGFQSAEFVLEHGFLDFIVHRKEMKDRLATLFHMLR, encoded by the coding sequence ATGAGTTGGTTTGTAAGAAAGGAGAAAGGGATTGTCACTCCCACGGAGCACAAAAAAGAAGCTCCCGACGGTCTTTGGTACAAATGCCCTTCCTGCAAAACGGTGATGCTGGCCCAGGCCCACAAGGAAAACGCCTGGACGTGCCACAACTGTAGTTACCACACCCAGATCGGCTCGGCCGAATACTTCGAACTGCTGTTCGATCAGAATCAGTTCGAGGAACTGAGCGCCGAACTGTCGTCGGCCGATCCGCTGCACTTCGTCGACTCCAAGCCTTATCCGGAACGCATTGCAACTGCCCAGCAGAAGAAAGGGCTGAAAGATGCTGTGCGGACGGGCTACGGCAAAATGTCGGGCATCGACATCGTGATCGGCTGTATGGACTTTCAGTTCATCGGTGGCTCGATGGGTTCCGTGGTTGGCGAGAAGATCGCCCGCGCGATCGACTGCGCACTGGAGCGCAAAGTGCCTTTCCTGATGATTTCTAAGTCGGGTGGTGCGCGGATGATGGAAGCTGGTTACTCGCTGATGCAAATGGCCAAAACCTCGGCCAAGCTGGCGCTGCTGCACGAAGCCAAACTGCCTTATGTATCGTTGCTGACCGATCCTACTACCGGTGGGGTTACCGCTTCGTTTGCCATGCTGGGCGATTTCAATATCGCCGAACCCAACGCGCTGATTGGCTTTGCCGGGCCGCGTGTGATTCGCGAAACCATCGGTAAAGACCTGCCGGCCGGTTTCCAAAGCGCCGAATTTGTATTAGAACACGGCTTCCTGGACTTTATCGTCCATCGTAAAGAAATGAAAGATCGGCTCGCAACGCTATTCCACATGTTGCGCTAA
- a CDS encoding anhydro-N-acetylmuramic acid kinase, translating into MKSYRVIGVMSGTSLDGLDIAFCLFEKKGSTWEFYIDVAETIPYGIKWRERLLQLPQANALTFCQAHRDFGNFAGEQIRYFMQRHRVEADFIASHGHTIFHQPDTELTAQIGHGAALYASTGLPVICDFRSVDVALGGQGAPLVPIGDQLLFQDYGGCLNLGGIANLSFDRNGKRMAYDICPVNIVFNELAEALGEKYDEGGQIAASGSIDASLLRKLDNLEFYLRGFPKSLGREWIEEQVFPLLQESGLSWADQMATFSRHVAGQIASAIAQWVDDPEPRVLVTGGGAFNAYLLSQIEMELQGKVQLVVPDDKLVSFKEALVFAFLGVLRARNEANCLASVTGASVDNIGGAVYGPLPY; encoded by the coding sequence ATGAAAAGCTACCGCGTGATTGGCGTAATGTCGGGCACTTCGCTGGACGGCCTCGACATTGCCTTTTGCCTTTTCGAGAAAAAAGGCTCGACCTGGGAGTTCTATATCGATGTGGCCGAGACCATTCCTTACGGGATCAAATGGCGCGAGCGTCTGTTGCAGTTGCCACAGGCCAATGCACTGACGTTTTGCCAAGCCCACCGCGACTTCGGCAATTTTGCCGGCGAGCAGATTCGTTACTTCATGCAGCGCCATCGTGTCGAAGCGGACTTTATCGCGTCGCACGGCCATACCATTTTTCACCAGCCTGACACCGAGCTGACAGCACAAATCGGGCACGGCGCCGCGCTGTATGCGTCGACCGGGCTGCCGGTCATCTGCGATTTTCGGAGTGTCGACGTGGCACTCGGCGGCCAAGGCGCGCCCCTGGTGCCCATCGGCGACCAACTACTTTTTCAGGACTACGGCGGTTGCCTGAACCTGGGGGGCATTGCCAACCTGTCGTTCGACCGGAACGGCAAGCGGATGGCTTACGACATTTGTCCCGTCAACATTGTGTTCAACGAGCTAGCCGAAGCGCTGGGCGAGAAGTACGACGAGGGCGGGCAGATTGCTGCCAGTGGCTCGATCGATGCGAGTTTGCTGCGCAAGCTGGACAACCTGGAGTTTTACTTGCGCGGTTTCCCGAAATCGCTGGGGCGGGAGTGGATCGAAGAGCAGGTGTTTCCACTCTTGCAGGAATCGGGGCTTTCGTGGGCCGACCAGATGGCTACCTTCAGCCGTCATGTCGCCGGGCAGATCGCCTCGGCCATTGCCCAATGGGTGGACGATCCGGAACCGCGCGTGCTGGTGACGGGCGGTGGGGCCTTTAATGCCTACCTGTTGAGCCAGATCGAAATGGAGTTGCAGGGAAAGGTGCAGTTGGTCGTGCCTGACGACAAACTGGTGAGCTTCAAAGAAGCGCTGGTCTTTGCGTTTCTGGGCGTATTGCGCGCCCGCAACGAAGCCAATTGTCTGGCCTCCGTCACGGGCGCGTCAGTAGATAACATCGGAGGGGCCGTTTACGGGCCTCTGCCGTATTAG